A single region of the Candidatus Aminicenantes bacterium genome encodes:
- a CDS encoding NAD+ synthase, protein MLKIRCDLVEKILVSSIRDSIYKNGFKNAIVGVSGGLDSAVVLALCKKALGGRHTFALLLPYRISALESLEHGKLACASCKVACEVIDISPAVDAYFDRYPAESKLQVGNKCARERMSVLYDFSVRKKALVAGTSNKSEILVGYSTQFGDSAAAFLPIGDLYKTQVYELARYLGVPEPIVAKKPSADLWPGQTDEGEIGISYHDLDLILHLTVDKRLDEGEIVERGFTLTAVRRVKKMIAASQFKRTMPPICKLHPRTVGIDFRYLRDWNK, encoded by the coding sequence ATGCTTAAGATCCGCTGCGACCTGGTGGAAAAGATCCTGGTCAGCTCCATCCGCGACAGCATATACAAAAACGGCTTCAAGAACGCCATTGTCGGGGTTTCCGGCGGGCTGGATTCGGCCGTGGTCCTGGCCCTATGCAAAAAGGCCCTGGGCGGCCGCCACACCTTCGCCTTGCTTCTCCCCTACCGCATTTCGGCGCTGGAAAGCCTGGAGCACGGCAAGCTGGCCTGCGCAAGCTGCAAGGTCGCCTGCGAGGTCATCGACATCTCGCCGGCCGTGGACGCCTACTTCGACCGCTACCCGGCCGAGAGCAAGCTGCAGGTCGGCAACAAGTGCGCCCGCGAACGGATGTCGGTTCTCTACGATTTTTCGGTGCGCAAAAAGGCGCTGGTGGCCGGGACCTCGAACAAGAGCGAGATCCTGGTCGGCTACTCCACCCAGTTCGGCGACTCGGCCGCCGCCTTCCTGCCCATTGGCGATCTCTACAAGACCCAGGTGTACGAGCTGGCCCGCTACCTGGGCGTCCCCGAACCCATCGTCGCCAAGAAGCCGTCGGCCGACCTGTGGCCCGGGCAGACCGATGAGGGCGAGATTGGCATCAGCTACCACGACCTCGACCTCATCCTGCACCTGACGGTCGACAAGCGCTTGGATGAAGGCGAGATCGTCGAACGCGGCTTCACGCTGACGGCCGTGCGCCGGGTGAAAAAAATGATCGCCGCTTCGCAGTTCAAGCGCACCATGCCCCCGATCTGCAAGCTTCACCCCCGCACCGTGGGCATCGATTTCAGGTATCTCAGGGACTGGAACAAGTGA
- a CDS encoding DUF3943 domain-containing protein → MKNRIVLFCLLITFFSGLWASEKQTGAMNLEDAKPAVKTGWAFIEMGINLAVTAVFYWIKYTQFLEDWQFTLTWKDQQRKFFTSEGLRMDSNRLLTNVVHAWAGAFYYSCARTNGLSPFVSLLFSAGGSLIWEYVAEWREISSINDHIFTIAGGPASGEPLFQIASHFRSRPGLANRIACLLVNPVLGINDFIDGKSRPARVPSRGASDFRLSLGGKQGPASPADNASAHAAFDLDLRLVTLPGYGRPGSGSGYSRLPLDNEYRISFSFNDSLVEEISARTSCVLAGWWWRRVSASENGALRGSESWLGWVMAWDFFLKKTVAAYDGDELGMTDPWLEREQPTRYTDKYSTIHLIGPDYNLTMYSGALTARLGLQATLDFSMIHSLAYNTYSADHDVWGVKTTLHNWGYYYSMGYSLEGRFDVRTQGLRLEAGIEYQRCASIQGLDRFQDDIRDDSRLSDTRFAYNAALSVAVPRSPFFFSFNLEGIDRSGRFHEVSVKNHELRFFYRLGVSF, encoded by the coding sequence TTGAAAAATAGAATTGTCCTTTTCTGTCTGCTGATCACTTTTTTTTCCGGGCTCTGGGCCTCTGAAAAACAGACCGGCGCCATGAATCTGGAAGACGCCAAGCCGGCCGTGAAGACCGGATGGGCGTTCATCGAAATGGGGATCAACCTGGCCGTTACCGCCGTCTTTTATTGGATAAAATACACCCAGTTTCTCGAGGATTGGCAATTCACCCTGACCTGGAAAGACCAGCAGCGCAAGTTTTTCACTTCCGAGGGTTTGCGCATGGATTCCAACCGGCTCCTGACCAATGTGGTGCACGCCTGGGCCGGTGCTTTCTATTATAGTTGTGCCCGGACCAACGGCCTCAGCCCTTTCGTTTCTTTGCTGTTTTCAGCGGGCGGGTCACTTATTTGGGAATACGTCGCCGAGTGGCGCGAGATCTCCTCGATCAACGACCATATCTTCACTATAGCCGGCGGTCCGGCCAGCGGCGAGCCCCTTTTCCAGATCGCTTCCCATTTCCGCAGCCGCCCCGGCCTGGCCAATCGCATTGCCTGCCTGCTGGTCAACCCGGTGCTGGGGATCAACGATTTCATCGACGGCAAAAGCCGGCCGGCGCGCGTTCCGAGCCGGGGGGCAAGCGATTTCCGCCTCAGCCTCGGCGGCAAGCAGGGACCGGCGTCGCCGGCGGACAACGCCTCCGCCCATGCCGCCTTCGATCTCGACCTGCGCCTGGTCACCCTGCCGGGCTACGGCCGGCCCGGATCCGGCTCCGGTTATTCGCGGCTGCCGCTCGACAACGAGTACCGCATCTCCTTCAGCTTCAACGACAGCCTGGTCGAGGAAATTTCAGCGCGCACCAGCTGCGTCCTGGCCGGCTGGTGGTGGAGGCGGGTCAGCGCCAGCGAAAACGGAGCGCTGCGCGGCAGCGAATCGTGGCTGGGCTGGGTCATGGCCTGGGATTTCTTTCTCAAGAAAACCGTCGCCGCCTACGACGGCGACGAGCTGGGGATGACCGATCCCTGGTTAGAGCGTGAGCAGCCGACGCGCTACACCGATAAATACTCCACCATCCATCTCATCGGGCCCGACTACAACCTGACCATGTACTCCGGCGCCCTGACCGCCCGGCTCGGCCTCCAGGCCACCCTCGACTTCAGCATGATCCATTCCCTGGCCTACAATACCTATTCGGCCGATCACGATGTCTGGGGGGTGAAGACGACCCTGCACAACTGGGGTTATTACTATTCCATGGGCTACAGCCTGGAGGGACGGTTTGATGTTCGCACCCAAGGCTTGCGCCTGGAGGCCGGAATCGAATACCAGCGCTGCGCTTCTATCCAGGGGCTCGACCGCTTCCAGGACGATATCCGTGACGACTCGCGCCTTAGCGACACCCGTTTCGCCTACAATGCCGCCCTATCCGTCGCCGTCCCGCGCTCGCCATTCTTTTTTTCCTTCAACCTGGAGGGGATCGACCGCTCGGGCCGCTTCCATGAGGTCAGCGTCAAGAACCACGAGCTGCGCTTCTTCTACCGCCTGGGAGTCAGTTTCTAG